One region of Lytechinus pictus isolate F3 Inbred chromosome 8, Lp3.0, whole genome shotgun sequence genomic DNA includes:
- the LOC135154951 gene encoding uncharacterized protein LOC135154951: MQIISFCRLIHGPKICEPVKFDVPKQPDNVQISMRAGQTKELEVNCSFRLDFPIPRRKENVPPQVGVEHGATSLQAQQTSEETLRINPARERDFDGIMTTVAKKVSRPEIDDLGNALGFGPEDINRYVEENNKGPGVSYMGTLSMLRSWRKKQTKNTEQKALQSALEVAGQIHLADELFG, encoded by the exons ATGCAGATCATTTCTTTCTGTAGACTAATACACGGACCCAAGATTTGTGAACCCGTCAAATTTGATGTCCCAAAACAGCCAGATAATGTTCAAATATCCATGAGAGCCGGACAAACCAAGGAACTGGAGGTCAATTGTTCATTCAGGTTGGATTTCCCAATTCCTCGTAGAAAAGAGAACGTTCCTCCACAAG tagGAGTAGAACACGGTGCAACAAGTTTACAGGCGCAGCAGACATCAGAGGAAACCTTACG AATCAATCCAGCTCGAGAGAGGGACTTTGATGGCATTATGACAACCGTTGCAAAAAAGGTCTCACGACCGGAGATAGATGATCTTGGAAATGCTCTTGGCTTCGGACCAGAGGATATCAACCGTTATGTTGAGGAGAACAACAAAGGACCGGGCGTCTCGTACATGGGAACACTTTCAATGCTCCGTAGTTGGAGAAAGaagcaaacaaagaatacaGAGCAGAAAGCCTTGCAGTCTGCTCTAGAAGTGGCTGGTCAAATCCATCTCGCTGATGAACTATTTGGTTAA
- the LOC135155315 gene encoding uncharacterized protein LOC135155315, with protein sequence MISALAPLCQKVDHITIGFDHDLDIRTHGSQPVIPMRSVIAVCLYPFLAQLHDSLQTISRCFPNARGLVLDYEFAIEIGFTSRNFSGILLSSLRRLELRIVRNFNTLDNLIFSLSYSCQNIESLTVTSDTTLKWDKSSRANRRCKLHHLTDIHLQSHRPGEHYTLQLLADLLNECRVMGSSLKFVKVERVQLGDVVLKSVEWSRTSSDCGLQIKGASAAVPITDLIGLTTSDLKAVTVFTFVSCKIDFGQSDSKSLQSPKELGTLREIRFVGSENPLSESDRNKLSELYPNVKVTEKQESQESSEESQEGAGIPSKLDKASSQSLKTSAIDKLSEVKVEFHEDASSQNPEGGEEETSWQEKEEEFDVNKGSLSNESVPDEGDVETTMKECCKRVGADGGKIQLESFGIELEIPPGAIDSKEPQEISLRVLTDTPNLGDSKDEMSICFGVQCLAPDDLILRSPVTYTLPHCAVAARYSSLQAVLYSGEGEYSPHAVIKERKVLSQSGIPSCKIRKDVLELKMDHFSWAKIKIMIKNLFFLGKRMCFVPFKEKNLTLTKTPLILHANFYDDVQGNKETVKSDQEELGYKPAYDEQHVLIEKAEVDLKVTYCVDGNEERSAE encoded by the exons ATGATCTCTGCACTGGCTCCATTATGTCAAAAAGTGGATCATATTACCATTGGCTTTGACCACGATCTAGATATTCGTACACATGGATCACAACCTGTCATTCCAATGAGATCTGTCATCGCCGTTTGCCTTTACCCATTTTTGGCACAACTCCATGACTCATTACAGACCATCAGTAGGTGTTTTCCAAATGCAAGGGGTCTTGTGCTGGATTATGAATTCGCAATAGAAATTGGTTTCACTTCTAGAAACTTTTCCGGCATTCTGCTGTCTTCATTGAGAAGATTGGAATTACGAATCGTACGTAACTTTAACACTCTTGACAACCTCATTTTCTCGCTTTCTTATTCCTGTCAAAACATTGAATCCCTCACCGTCACAAGCGATACAACTCTCAAATGGGATAAGTCAAGCAGAGCCAATAGAAGATGTAAATTGCATCATCTGACTGATATCCATCTTCAATCTCATCGGCCTGGAGAGCACTATACACTTCAATTGTTAGCAGACTTACTAAATGAATGTCGTGTGATGGGTTCTAGTTTGAAATTCGTCAAAGTAGAACGTGTACAGCTAGGAGATGTAGTATTGAAGAGTGTTGAATGGTCCCGAACATCTTCAGATTGTGGGTTGCAAATTAAAGGTGCATCAGCGGCTGTACCCATAACTGACTTAATTGGTCTTACAACTAGTGACCTTAAAGCGGTTACCGTCTTTACATTTGTCAGTTGCAAGATTGATTTCGGTCAGTCTGACAGTAAGTCCCTGCAAAGCCCGAAGGAGCTTGGTACACTGCGGGAAATCAGGTTCGTTGGTTCAGAAAATCCACTTTCCGAATCTGACAGGAACAAGCTTTCGGAGTTGTATCCTAATGTCAAAGTGACTGAAAAACAGGAGAGTCAGGAATCATCTGAAGAATCTCAGGAGGGTGCAGGGATACCTTCCAAGCTGGACAAAGCCTCCTCTCAATCACTCAAGACATCTGCCATAG ATAAACTTTCTGAGGTAAAGGTTGAATTTCATGAAGACGCAAGCTCACAGAACCCTGAAGGTGGAGAAGAAGAAACATCATggcaagaaaaagaagaggaatttGACGTCAACAAAGGAAGCCTGTCAAATGAATCAG tACCTGATGAAGGAGATGTCGAAACAACCATGAAAGAGTGCTGCAAGAGAGTTGGAGCTGATGGGGGCAAAATTCAGCTAGAATCCTTTGGGATTGAACTTGAGATACCTCCTGGTGCAATTGACAGCAAAGAGCCACAAGAAATCTCCCTTCGTGTTCTGACCGATACTCCTAATCTTGGTGACTCCAAAGACGAGATGTCAATCTGCTTTGGTGTACAATGCTTAGCTCCTGATGACTTAATTCTGAGGTCACCGGTGACTTACACATTACCTCATTGCGCTGTTGCAGCACGGTACTCCAGTTTACAGGCAGTCCTATACTCAGGAGAGGGGGAATACTCGCCAC ATGCAGTTATTAAAGAACGGAAAGTACTGTCACAATCAGGAATCCCCAGCTGCAAAATCAGGAAGGACGTACTCGAACTCAAGATGGATCATTTTTCGTGGGCGAAGATTAAGATCATGATCAAGAACCTCTTCTTTCTCGGAAAAAGGATGTGCTTCGTGCCGTTTAAAGAGAAGAACTTGACCTTGACAAAGACACCTCTTATCTTACATGCCAACTTTTATGATGATGTACAAGGGAACAAGGAG ACGGTTAAAAGCGATCAAGAAGAACTAGGATACAAACCGGCTTATGATGAACAACATGTGCTTATTGAGAAGGCAGAAGTTGATCTTAAGGTGACATATTGTGTGGACGGCAACGAAGAACGAAGTGCG GAATGA